A single genomic interval of Mucilaginibacter robiniae harbors:
- a CDS encoding ABC-F family ATP-binding cassette domain-containing protein — MIAINNLTFEIGARALYDEANWHIKPGEKIGLIGANGTGKTTLLKLIVGDYKPTSGTISKSKELTIGYLNQDLLSYASDKSILHVAMEAFDRQNQLHTEIETLLKKLETDYSEDLLNKLSDKQQEFEALDGYNIEYKAHEILAGLGFSDVDQERKLSTFSGGWRMRVMLAKILLQAPDILLLDEPTNHLDLPSIQWLEDYLKNFEGAIVIVSHDRWFLDKVINRTVESRKGKLTVYAGNYTFYLEEKSLREEIQRGEFKNQQAKIKQEERLIERFRAKASKAKMAQSRIKMLDKMERVDDVDDDNPSVNFNFKFTKQSGRHVINIENLGKSYPNLEILDHANAVIEKGDKIALIGANGRGKSTLLRIIAGADKTFTGKSDTGYNVTQTFFAQHQLESLHLESEILQELQTFAPKHTDTELRSILGSFLFTGDDVFKKIKVLSGGEKSRVALAKALTADANFLILDEPTNHLDMQSVNILIQALQQYEGTFIAVSHDRYFLDNIANKIWYIEDHKIKEYPGTYAEYEEWQNKRKLQPKTAAPAPQPKKEEKKPVVQQPTEDKSKQLKKLNQDLGRMEQQISDLEKEVKQLETKLADDSIYSNANKLKETNSAYQQKQSALKQVQQQWETLAEQIMELEA; from the coding sequence ATGATTGCGATAAATAACCTTACGTTCGAGATTGGTGCGCGTGCACTGTATGATGAAGCTAACTGGCACATTAAACCCGGAGAAAAAATTGGCCTTATTGGTGCTAATGGAACTGGCAAAACTACTTTGCTGAAACTGATTGTGGGGGATTATAAACCTACTTCAGGTACTATATCTAAATCAAAGGAACTGACTATTGGTTATTTAAATCAGGATTTGCTTTCTTACGCTTCCGATAAGTCTATTCTGCACGTGGCTATGGAAGCTTTTGATCGTCAAAATCAATTGCACACTGAGATTGAAACTTTACTGAAAAAGTTAGAAACTGATTACAGTGAAGATTTGCTTAACAAACTCAGTGACAAGCAACAGGAATTTGAAGCTTTAGATGGCTACAATATTGAGTACAAAGCTCACGAAATTTTAGCAGGCTTAGGCTTTAGTGATGTTGACCAGGAACGCAAACTAAGTACCTTCTCAGGTGGGTGGCGTATGCGGGTAATGCTGGCTAAAATTCTGTTACAAGCACCAGATATTCTACTGCTGGATGAGCCTACCAACCACTTGGATTTACCTTCTATTCAATGGCTGGAAGATTACCTGAAAAACTTTGAAGGCGCTATCGTTATCGTATCTCACGACCGTTGGTTTTTAGATAAAGTAATTAACCGAACTGTTGAATCCCGTAAAGGTAAATTAACTGTTTACGCCGGCAATTACACTTTCTACCTGGAAGAAAAATCTCTGCGTGAAGAAATTCAACGTGGTGAGTTTAAAAACCAGCAGGCAAAAATTAAGCAGGAAGAGCGCTTAATTGAGCGCTTCCGTGCTAAAGCATCTAAAGCTAAAATGGCGCAATCACGCATCAAGATGCTGGATAAGATGGAGCGTGTAGATGATGTGGATGATGATAACCCAAGCGTAAACTTTAACTTCAAATTTACCAAGCAATCAGGCCGCCACGTAATCAACATTGAAAATTTAGGTAAAAGCTATCCAAACCTGGAAATACTTGATCATGCTAATGCAGTCATTGAAAAAGGCGATAAAATTGCGTTGATTGGTGCTAACGGCCGTGGTAAGTCAACCTTGCTGCGCATTATTGCAGGTGCTGATAAGACTTTCACCGGCAAATCCGACACGGGTTATAACGTAACTCAAACTTTCTTCGCACAGCACCAACTGGAATCTTTGCACCTGGAAAGTGAAATACTACAAGAGTTACAAACTTTTGCCCCTAAACATACCGATACTGAACTGCGTTCCATACTAGGTTCATTCTTGTTTACCGGCGATGATGTGTTTAAAAAGATCAAGGTGCTTTCGGGTGGTGAAAAATCAAGGGTTGCTTTAGCTAAAGCCTTAACGGCTGATGCTAACTTTTTGATACTGGATGAGCCTACCAACCACTTGGACATGCAGTCAGTAAACATTCTGATCCAAGCTTTACAGCAGTATGAAGGCACTTTTATTGCCGTATCACACGACCGTTACTTCCTGGATAATATCGCTAACAAGATATGGTACATTGAAGACCATAAAATAAAAGAGTACCCTGGCACTTACGCCGAGTATGAGGAATGGCAAAATAAACGCAAGTTACAGCCGAAAACTGCAGCTCCGGCACCTCAGCCTAAAAAGGAAGAAAAGAAACCTGTTGTTCAGCAGCCTACCGAGGATAAATCCAAACAGTTGAAAAAACTAAATCAGGATTTAGGTCGGATGGAGCAGCAAATATCCGATTTAGAGAAAGAAGTAAAACAGCTGGAAACGAAATTGGCTGATGATAGCATTTACAGCAACGCTAACAAGCTCAAAGAAACCAACAGTGCTTATCAGCAAAAACAATCGGCGCTAAAACAGGTACAGCAACAATGGGAAACGCTGGCCGAGCAGATTATGGAACTGGAAGCTTAA
- a CDS encoding O-acetyl-ADP-ribose deacetylase: protein MNKRIELLQGDITKLYVDAIVNAANSSLLGGGGVDGAIHRAGGKQILEECRAIIAHQGRCHTGEAVITSGGRLPAKYVIHTVGPVWNGGKKNEAELLANCYTHSLQLAVEHSVKTIAFPNISTGVYRYPKTEAAQVAVDAVNAFLQQNTFLDKVTFICFDAENLTLYEELLNKL from the coding sequence ATGAACAAGCGAATAGAGTTACTACAAGGCGATATAACCAAATTGTATGTTGATGCCATTGTTAATGCGGCTAATAGTAGTTTACTAGGCGGTGGTGGTGTGGACGGAGCCATTCATCGGGCTGGTGGTAAGCAGATACTGGAAGAATGCAGAGCCATTATAGCCCACCAGGGGCGCTGCCATACAGGTGAGGCAGTAATTACCAGCGGCGGCAGGTTACCAGCTAAATATGTTATCCATACCGTTGGGCCCGTTTGGAACGGCGGTAAAAAGAACGAGGCCGAATTATTAGCCAATTGCTACACCCATAGCTTACAATTAGCCGTTGAACACAGCGTAAAAACCATAGCTTTTCCCAATATCAGTACAGGAGTTTACCGTTACCCTAAAACAGAAGCAGCCCAAGTAGCTGTTGATGCTGTGAATGCCTTTTTACAGCAAAACACGTTTTTGGATAAAGTAACTTTTATATGCTTTGATGCAGAGAACCTAACTCTGTACGAAGAATTACTAAACAAACTTTAG
- a CDS encoding EVE domain-containing protein — translation MQYFLVKSEPFKYSWEKFNEDGRTFWDGVRNYQARNNLKAMKEGDLVLFYHSNEGKAVVGVAKVVKEFYQDPTTDDVNWVVVDLAPMETLKNPVTLEQIKTDEQLKDIALVRQGRLSVMPLKAEEFDRIVALGS, via the coding sequence ATGCAATACTTTTTAGTTAAGTCCGAACCTTTTAAATATAGCTGGGAAAAATTTAATGAGGATGGCCGTACCTTTTGGGATGGGGTACGTAATTATCAGGCGCGTAATAATTTAAAAGCCATGAAAGAAGGCGACCTGGTACTCTTTTATCACAGTAATGAAGGAAAAGCTGTAGTTGGTGTAGCTAAAGTGGTGAAAGAGTTTTATCAGGATCCAACTACCGATGATGTCAACTGGGTAGTTGTTGATTTAGCACCCATGGAAACTTTAAAGAACCCAGTAACTCTGGAGCAAATCAAAACCGATGAACAATTAAAAGATATTGCTTTAGTTCGGCAGGGTAGGCTTTCAGTAATGCCATTAAAAGCAGAAGAGTTTGACCGTATAGTGGCTTTGGGAAGTTAG
- a CDS encoding type IX secretion system plug protein: MLLLPAAFAQSITYTDNVYRANIKSVLCYNAAKEGSFPAINLRSNDQILLSFDDLSGQSHDYYYTVEHCDNSWQPSQLSPAEYLQSFLEDRLLDYQYSSGTVQKYVHYEVKFPNQNIAPKLSGNYLLKVYEDGDQNKPVLTRRIYVVNPQAGISAEVVPSNNVSLRQTNQKINFRFDYAGINVANPYNDIKVLVMQNGHPEVSYLNTQPTFVQGSQLFYNDISINDFPGGNEFRHFDTRTLKLNSERVARIFKDTANAVLLLTDVSRNKNGYLLEYDNDGNYFIGNQDGRDARIDADYARMYFSFAAEQVPANGSLYVVGKFNNYALNASNRFTYDDTRNRYYLNTLLKQGVYDYQYVWVPNTTSHPDYVTLEGSYFETENDYQLLVYYRPVGARWEELIGFKTINTIKR, translated from the coding sequence ATGCTGCTTTTACCGGCAGCTTTTGCACAAAGCATAACTTATACAGATAATGTTTACCGTGCAAATATCAAAAGTGTACTTTGTTATAATGCAGCTAAAGAAGGATCATTTCCAGCTATTAACCTGCGTTCTAACGATCAAATCTTGTTAAGCTTTGATGACTTGAGTGGACAAAGCCACGATTACTACTACACCGTTGAGCATTGTGATAACAGTTGGCAGCCTTCTCAGCTATCGCCGGCAGAATACTTACAAAGCTTTCTGGAAGATCGTTTGCTGGATTATCAGTACTCAAGTGGTACGGTGCAGAAATATGTACACTATGAAGTGAAGTTTCCTAACCAAAACATAGCACCTAAGCTATCCGGCAACTACTTATTAAAAGTTTATGAAGACGGCGATCAAAACAAGCCTGTATTAACCCGGCGCATTTACGTAGTTAATCCACAAGCTGGCATTAGCGCCGAGGTTGTACCATCTAACAACGTATCGCTACGTCAAACTAACCAGAAAATAAATTTTAGATTTGACTACGCGGGTATAAACGTAGCCAATCCATACAACGACATTAAAGTGCTCGTGATGCAGAATGGGCATCCCGAAGTTAGTTACCTGAATACGCAACCTACCTTTGTGCAAGGCAGCCAGTTGTTTTATAATGATATCAGCATCAACGATTTTCCAGGTGGCAATGAGTTCCGGCATTTTGATACTCGCACGCTCAAGTTAAACTCAGAACGTGTTGCGCGTATTTTCAAAGATACTGCAAATGCTGTATTGTTATTAACAGATGTAAGCCGAAACAAAAATGGGTATCTACTTGAATACGACAATGATGGAAACTACTTTATTGGTAATCAAGATGGTCGTGATGCTCGTATTGATGCTGATTATGCACGCATGTACTTTAGCTTTGCTGCCGAACAAGTTCCTGCCAATGGTTCGCTTTATGTAGTAGGTAAGTTTAATAATTACGCACTAAATGCAAGTAATCGTTTTACGTACGATGATACTCGTAATCGTTATTACTTAAACACCTTGCTTAAACAAGGCGTTTACGACTACCAATATGTTTGGGTACCTAACACTACCTCCCACCCTGATTATGTAACTTTGGAAGGCAGCTACTTTGAAACCGAAAATGATTATCAGCTTCTGGTTTATTATCGGCCAGTAGGCGCTCGCTGGGAAGAACTAATTGGTTTTAAAACTATAAACACGATTAAGCGCTAG
- a CDS encoding aldo/keto reductase yields the protein MKYRSFKDVSVAEVGLGTWQLGSADWGNVNEEEALQILQRYVDAGGNFIDTADVYGMGVSETVIGKFLKSVNKEIYVATKLGRRGDAGNGWPQNFTYGAMKQQAEDSLKHLGLQQLFLEQLHCIPTEEMKAGKVFDNLRQLQQEGLIRYFGASVETSEEALICLEQEGLASLQIIFNLFRQHVADEIFAKAKEKGVALIVRVPLASGLLSGKFSEDTQFEQNDHRNFNANGEKFNAGETFSGVEFKEGIKLANEIKTMLPDDHMAQWAIRWILDHPEVTTVIPGASKISQVDSNVSASELASLSSATHQQLRKLYDEQIHKQIRGHY from the coding sequence ATGAAATACAGATCATTCAAAGATGTATCAGTTGCCGAAGTTGGTTTAGGTACCTGGCAATTAGGCAGTGCCGATTGGGGAAATGTAAATGAAGAGGAAGCTTTGCAAATACTGCAGCGTTATGTAGACGCTGGTGGTAATTTCATTGATACGGCCGATGTATATGGAATGGGAGTCAGTGAGACGGTTATTGGTAAGTTCCTGAAATCTGTTAATAAAGAAATTTACGTAGCTACCAAATTGGGCAGGCGCGGAGACGCGGGTAATGGCTGGCCGCAAAATTTCACTTACGGTGCCATGAAACAGCAGGCTGAAGATTCTTTAAAGCATTTGGGTTTACAACAGCTGTTTTTAGAACAACTGCATTGCATCCCAACTGAGGAGATGAAAGCCGGTAAAGTGTTTGATAATCTTCGTCAATTACAACAAGAAGGATTAATCCGTTACTTTGGTGCCAGTGTAGAAACTTCAGAAGAAGCCTTGATTTGCTTGGAGCAAGAGGGGTTAGCCTCATTGCAAATTATATTTAACTTGTTCAGGCAGCATGTGGCCGATGAGATTTTTGCTAAGGCGAAAGAAAAAGGAGTAGCCTTAATTGTGCGTGTACCTTTAGCTAGCGGACTACTCAGCGGTAAATTTAGTGAAGACACACAATTTGAGCAGAATGACCATCGTAACTTTAACGCTAATGGCGAAAAGTTCAATGCCGGCGAAACATTTTCGGGTGTAGAATTCAAAGAAGGTATTAAGTTAGCTAATGAAATTAAAACGATGCTGCCGGATGACCACATGGCGCAATGGGCTATCCGTTGGATTTTAGATCACCCTGAAGTAACAACTGTAATTCCTGGCGCTTCAAAAATCAGTCAGGTTGATAGTAATGTATCTGCTTCCGAATTAGCTTCATTATCATCAGCCACACACCAGCAATTGCGAAAGTTGTATGATGAACAAATTCATAAACAAATAAGAGGGCATTATTAA
- a CDS encoding acyl-CoA thioesterase: protein MNTKKPQESLVIMNEFVMPNDTNMMHNLMGGRLLYWMDIAAAMSAQKHSNRLVVTASVDNVSFQQSIKLGDAVTIEAKVTRAFNKSMEVRLDVWTSNIPSGTRVKSNEAYYTFVAVDQEGKPVPVPEITPETADEQTIFDAALRRRQLRLILSGRMQPNDATELKALFMAAKHEA, encoded by the coding sequence ATGAACACAAAAAAGCCCCAGGAATCATTAGTTATCATGAATGAATTTGTAATGCCTAATGATACCAACATGATGCACAACCTGATGGGCGGCCGCTTATTATATTGGATGGATATTGCCGCAGCTATGTCGGCGCAGAAGCATAGTAACCGATTGGTAGTAACTGCTTCAGTAGATAATGTATCTTTTCAACAATCTATCAAGTTAGGAGATGCGGTAACCATTGAAGCCAAAGTAACCCGTGCTTTTAACAAATCCATGGAAGTTCGTTTAGACGTATGGACATCTAATATCCCTTCGGGTACACGTGTTAAAAGTAATGAAGCTTATTACACCTTTGTAGCTGTAGATCAGGAAGGTAAACCTGTACCGGTGCCTGAAATTACACCAGAAACGGCTGATGAACAAACCATATTTGATGCAGCTTTACGCCGCCGTCAATTACGACTTATCCTGAGCGGACGCATGCAACCTAATGATGCTACTGAACTGAAGGCTTTGTTTATGGCTGCCAAACACGAGGCTTAA